One part of the Treponema peruense genome encodes these proteins:
- a CDS encoding SufB/SufD family protein, whose product MAQSKINAYVNPFPSLTWNFLDINRARMDAEVSFCNVPGTATIPDGVCTKDIPFGELDGTYKNIQTGMGTEFDSAFDSGMNAAGSLVKVFSVSGKVPSSVRLSFDLASLNNAACDVVIDAAEQSDCTFIFDCRNSADECETTGTFGLRVRVCAAQNSLINIVFVNMVSKKDTCFFSLGSVVADSSKVEFTELELGGKRVYSGNLQNLLGYQSSFEGRCGYITRPQSSLDMNYISRQTGRSTSSRMFADGVVTGDGRKVWRGTIDFVRGCIESRGDEQENVLLLSPEAVNKTLPVILCDEEAVEGRHGASIGKLAPEILFYMQSRGIDEKTARRLMVRAKISAVCRFICDSALVNDINNFVEGVFDE is encoded by the coding sequence ATGGCGCAATCAAAAATAAATGCTTATGTAAACCCTTTTCCAAGTTTAACGTGGAATTTTCTTGATATCAACAGAGCCAGAATGGACGCTGAAGTTTCGTTCTGCAATGTGCCTGGTACTGCCACAATACCAGATGGTGTTTGTACAAAAGATATTCCCTTTGGTGAACTGGACGGAACTTATAAAAATATTCAGACCGGTATGGGAACTGAATTTGATTCTGCTTTTGACAGCGGAATGAATGCAGCTGGTTCTTTGGTGAAAGTTTTTTCTGTTTCGGGAAAAGTGCCGTCTTCTGTAAGATTGTCATTTGATCTTGCTTCTTTGAATAACGCTGCCTGTGATGTTGTTATAGATGCCGCTGAACAAAGTGACTGTACTTTTATTTTTGACTGCCGCAATTCTGCAGATGAATGTGAAACAACCGGAACTTTCGGATTAAGGGTACGGGTGTGTGCCGCGCAGAATTCCCTTATTAATATCGTTTTTGTAAATATGGTTTCAAAAAAAGATACATGTTTCTTTAGTCTGGGCTCTGTGGTCGCTGATTCTTCCAAAGTTGAATTTACCGAACTTGAGCTTGGCGGAAAGCGTGTCTATTCTGGAAACCTTCAGAATCTTTTGGGGTACCAGTCATCCTTTGAGGGAAGATGCGGTTATATTACACGGCCGCAGTCGTCACTTGACATGAATTATATTAGTCGACAGACGGGACGTTCTACTTCGAGCAGAATGTTTGCAGACGGTGTTGTTACAGGAGACGGACGCAAAGTCTGGAGGGGAACAATTGATTTTGTTCGCGGATGTATCGAAAGCCGTGGTGATGAACAGGAAAATGTTCTTTTGCTGAGCCCTGAAGCAGTCAACAAAACTCTGCCGGTTATTCTGTGCGATGAAGAAGCCGTTGAAGGCAGACACGGTGCATCAATAGGAAAACTCGCTCCCGAAATTCTGTTCTATATGCAGAGCAGGGGAATCGATGAAAAAACTGCACGCCGTCTTATGGTAAGGGCAAAAATTTCGGCCGTATGCAGATTTATTTGCGATTCGGCTCTTGTAAACGATATAAATAATTTTGTCGAAGGAGTCTTTGATGAATAG
- a CDS encoding uracil-xanthine permease family protein — translation MSSTNEILGPHDRPSIGRWIPLSFQHVFAMFGATILVPLLTGLSTSTALFTAGTGTLLYILVTGAKVPSYLGSSFAFIPALIAIGQNYGPEYAMGGSIFAGLFYALVALIIKLAGRKWIDKVLPPVVIGSVIIVIGMSLAPTAIGEALYNNGNYSLVYGSIALVTLSVAIIATIFFRGFFNTLSILIGLVGGYIFTLIMGLIFPQYKLIDFDIVRDANWFGLPFLHTDENGKYFYMAPKFNLVAILTFVIVSIATMCEHLGDVLTTSKVVGKNFYEDPGLHRTLLGDGLATAWAALWGGPPNTTYGENIGVMAITKVYSVWVIGGAAVIAIILSFCQKFGALIQTIPTPVLGGICILLYGLIASSGLRTIVESGVDYQNKRNLTISSVIMVIGIGGGLLKFNINVGGNPFTFQLGSVALATVVGIILNLVIPPDRKVSE, via the coding sequence GTGAGTTCCACTAATGAAATTCTTGGACCGCACGACAGACCATCGATCGGCCGCTGGATTCCGCTGAGTTTTCAGCATGTTTTTGCAATGTTTGGAGCTACTATTCTTGTTCCGCTTCTGACGGGTCTTAGTACATCTACGGCTCTCTTTACTGCGGGTACGGGAACACTGCTTTACATTCTTGTGACCGGCGCAAAAGTGCCTTCTTATCTTGGATCATCATTTGCCTTTATTCCGGCTTTGATTGCCATTGGACAGAATTACGGTCCTGAATATGCGATGGGAGGTTCAATTTTTGCCGGTCTTTTTTACGCTCTTGTTGCTTTGATTATTAAGCTTGCAGGACGCAAATGGATTGACAAAGTTCTTCCTCCTGTAGTTATTGGTTCTGTTATTATTGTAATAGGAATGAGCCTTGCACCGACTGCAATTGGTGAAGCTCTCTATAATAACGGTAATTACAGCCTCGTTTACGGAAGCATTGCACTTGTAACTCTTTCGGTTGCAATTATTGCCACGATTTTCTTCAGGGGTTTCTTTAACACGCTTTCCATTCTGATCGGACTTGTTGGCGGTTATATTTTTACTCTTATTATGGGTTTAATTTTCCCCCAGTACAAGCTCATCGATTTTGATATTGTACGTGACGCAAACTGGTTTGGTCTTCCTTTCCTTCATACTGACGAAAACGGAAAGTATTTTTATATGGCCCCGAAGTTTAATCTTGTTGCAATTCTTACTTTTGTAATCGTTTCCATTGCAACTATGTGTGAGCATCTGGGCGATGTTCTTACAACTTCCAAAGTTGTAGGAAAGAATTTCTACGAAGATCCGGGACTTCACAGAACTTTGCTCGGCGACGGTCTTGCTACAGCGTGGGCAGCTCTCTGGGGTGGTCCGCCAAATACAACTTACGGTGAAAATATCGGAGTTATGGCTATTACCAAGGTTTATTCAGTCTGGGTTATAGGCGGTGCTGCAGTTATAGCTATAATTCTTTCTTTCTGCCAGAAATTCGGAGCTCTTATACAGACAATTCCGACGCCAGTACTGGGTGGAATATGTATTCTTCTTTACGGACTTATTGCTTCTTCGGGACTCAGAACAATTGTAGAAAGCGGTGTAGATTATCAGAACAAGAGAAACCTTACAATTTCATCTGTAATAATGGTTATTGGAATTGGCGGCGGACTTCTTAAGTTCAATATCAATGTCGGCGGTAACCCGTTTACATTCCAGTTAGGCTCTGTTGCCCTTGCTACTGTTGTCGGAATAATTCTTAACCTTGTTATTCCTCCTGACAGAAAAGTTTCTGAATAG
- the sufC gene encoding Fe-S cluster assembly ATPase SufC: MADKLLQIQKLSAGIGDKTILHDVSLEINPGEIHVLMGPNGAGKSTLGYTLMGSPEYSVSGGHIFFDGEDITSYSADKRAKAGIFLSFQEPLEVPGISLESFIRSSMQQVSGQKIKLFSFQKELEKAMDILNMNHSYAGRDLNVGFSGGEKKKSEILQLLMLKPKLAILDETDSGLDVDAVRTVSKGIEEYQKSVGGSLLIITHSTRILESLHVDRTHVMVKGHLVHSGDGTLVNEINENGFDKFIPAEIKDAERRERLAAAAKAAMESVKANAANGGL; encoded by the coding sequence ATGGCAGACAAATTGCTACAGATACAGAAATTGAGCGCTGGTATTGGCGATAAGACTATTTTGCATGACGTTTCGCTTGAGATTAACCCCGGTGAAATTCACGTACTTATGGGGCCGAATGGAGCCGGAAAGTCAACCCTCGGTTACACGCTTATGGGAAGCCCTGAGTATTCTGTCAGCGGTGGTCATATTTTCTTTGACGGTGAAGACATTACTTCTTATTCAGCAGACAAACGCGCAAAGGCCGGAATTTTTCTTAGTTTTCAGGAACCGCTTGAAGTTCCGGGTATTTCGCTTGAGTCTTTTATACGTTCTTCAATGCAGCAGGTTTCAGGCCAGAAGATAAAACTGTTTTCTTTCCAGAAGGAACTTGAAAAAGCAATGGATATTCTTAACATGAACCATTCCTACGCCGGCCGTGACCTTAACGTAGGATTTTCGGGCGGTGAAAAGAAAAAGTCAGAAATCCTTCAGCTTTTGATGCTTAAACCAAAACTTGCAATTCTTGACGAAACTGATTCCGGTCTTGATGTAGACGCTGTTCGCACTGTAAGCAAAGGAATAGAAGAATACCAGAAAAGTGTGGGCGGTTCTCTTCTTATTATTACACATTCAACCAGAATTCTTGAAAGCCTTCATGTAGACAGAACACATGTTATGGTTAAGGGACATCTTGTTCATTCTGGTGACGGAACACTGGTTAACGAAATAAACGAAAACGGATTTGACAAGTTTATTCCTGCAGAAATCAAGGATGCAGAGCGTCGTGAAAGACTTGCTGCTGCAGCAAAAGCCGCGATGGAGTCTGTCAAAGCAAATGCCGCCAACGGAGGTCTCTGA
- the sufB gene encoding Fe-S cluster assembly protein SufB, which translates to MEEAKTQVADINRSLYDFRYEENDRDFYKIRAGLDSSIVNKISEEKKDPEWMKEFRLKSLEIFNKTQEPDWGPDIKDLDIQKIVTYVKPKTEMAAKWADVPQDIKDTFEKLGIPEAERQSLAGVGAQYDSELVYHNVKDEVSEQGVVYTDMESALKGEYADMVREYFMHLVPPTDHKFAALHGAVWSGGSFVYVPKGVKVKIPLQSYFRLNAAGAGQFEHTLIIVDEGADLHFIEGCSAPKYNVANLHAGCVELYVKKNARLRYSTIENWSKNMYNLNTKRAIVEEGGRMEWVSGSFGSHISYLYPSTILKGDSSSCEFTGITFAGKGQNLDTGAKMVHIGKNTSTVINTKSISKSGGTCTYRSSIVVNKSALHSKASVDCSSLMLDAESRSDTVPAMNIMTDDCDVGHEAKIGRISNKAVFYLMSRGISEEDARAMIVSGFANPVSKELPLEYAVEMNNLIQLEMKGTM; encoded by the coding sequence ATGGAAGAAGCGAAAACTCAGGTAGCAGACATTAACCGTTCTTTATACGATTTTCGCTACGAGGAAAACGACCGTGACTTCTATAAAATCCGCGCGGGACTTGATTCTTCTATTGTAAATAAAATCAGCGAAGAAAAAAAGGATCCCGAGTGGATGAAGGAATTCCGTCTGAAGTCGCTGGAAATATTCAATAAAACACAGGAACCTGACTGGGGGCCCGATATCAAGGATCTGGATATTCAGAAGATTGTTACTTATGTTAAGCCAAAGACAGAAATGGCTGCAAAGTGGGCAGATGTTCCGCAGGATATTAAGGACACTTTTGAAAAACTTGGTATTCCCGAAGCTGAACGACAGAGCCTTGCCGGAGTAGGTGCGCAGTATGACAGTGAACTTGTTTACCATAACGTAAAAGATGAAGTTTCTGAACAGGGTGTTGTTTATACAGACATGGAAAGCGCGTTGAAGGGTGAATATGCAGATATGGTGCGCGAGTATTTCATGCATCTTGTTCCGCCGACGGATCATAAATTTGCAGCTCTTCACGGTGCAGTCTGGAGCGGCGGAAGTTTTGTTTATGTTCCTAAAGGCGTTAAGGTAAAGATTCCTCTTCAGTCTTACTTTCGCCTGAATGCTGCCGGTGCCGGTCAGTTTGAACATACGCTTATTATTGTGGATGAAGGTGCTGATTTGCATTTTATTGAAGGCTGTTCGGCTCCAAAGTATAATGTTGCCAATCTTCACGCCGGTTGTGTTGAACTTTATGTCAAAAAGAATGCACGCTTAAGATACAGTACAATCGAAAACTGGTCCAAAAACATGTACAATCTTAACACAAAGAGAGCTATTGTAGAGGAAGGTGGCCGCATGGAATGGGTAAGCGGTTCTTTCGGAAGCCATATTTCTTACCTTTATCCTTCTACTATTCTTAAGGGCGACAGTTCTTCATGTGAATTTACCGGAATCACTTTTGCCGGAAAGGGACAGAATCTTGATACCGGCGCAAAAATGGTTCACATAGGAAAAAATACATCTACGGTAATCAATACAAAGTCTATAAGCAAGTCGGGCGGAACATGCACTTACCGCAGTTCCATTGTTGTAAACAAAAGCGCACTTCATTCAAAGGCAAGCGTTGACTGTTCAAGTCTTATGCTTGATGCCGAAAGCCGCTCTGATACTGTTCCCGCAATGAACATTATGACTGACGACTGTGATGTCGGGCACGAAGCAAAGATCGGGCGCATTTCCAACAAGGCTGTATTTTATCTTATGAGTCGCGGTATTTCAGAAGAGGATGCGCGTGCAATGATAGTTAGCGGTTTTGCAAATCCTGTTAGCAAGGAACTGCCGCTTGAGTATGCCGTAGAAATGAATAATCTTATTCAGCTTGAGATGAAAGGAACAATGTGA
- a CDS encoding aminotransferase class V-fold PLP-dependent enzyme, giving the protein MNSAANEFRKDFKIFSAPENKDLVYLDSAATTQRPDCVIEAVSDFYRTSNANPLRGLYSLSIKATDLYENSRKTVADFINAPDSSCLIFTRNTTESLNLVAYSYGMNSVNEGDEIVVSCMEHHSNILPWQMVCRAKKAKLVWLESSDDGVISKEEYEGKINSRTKIVAIAQVSNVFGITNPVSDIAAFAHRVGDNGKGAVVVVDGAQSSPHMKIDVQQLGADFFAMSGHKLCAPMGIGALYGRKDLLDAMPPFLSGGEMIEYVTRESATYAELPHKFEAGTVNAGDAVGFARAVKYLDEVGLENIERNDNNLAKIIMDGFSNIPHVHVIGNSDSAKHCGIVTFTIDGVHPHDIASILDTEHVAIRAGHHCAQPLMQKLGVGSTARASAYFYNTQDEAVRFVEKVSKIRGWMGFKD; this is encoded by the coding sequence ATGAATAGCGCTGCAAATGAGTTTAGAAAAGATTTTAAAATTTTTTCTGCTCCTGAAAATAAAGATTTGGTTTATCTTGACAGTGCTGCAACAACCCAGCGTCCTGACTGTGTAATAGAAGCCGTTTCTGATTTTTACAGAACGTCAAATGCGAATCCTCTGCGCGGTCTTTATTCGTTAAGTATTAAAGCTACGGATCTTTATGAGAATTCCAGAAAAACTGTTGCGGACTTTATAAATGCGCCGGACTCTTCATGTCTTATATTTACACGGAATACTACAGAAAGCCTTAACCTTGTTGCATACAGCTACGGTATGAATTCTGTAAATGAAGGGGATGAAATTGTTGTTTCCTGCATGGAACATCATTCCAATATTCTTCCCTGGCAGATGGTATGCCGTGCAAAAAAAGCAAAGCTTGTGTGGCTGGAAAGTTCTGATGACGGTGTTATTTCAAAAGAAGAATATGAAGGCAAAATAAATTCCAGGACAAAAATCGTTGCGATTGCGCAGGTAAGCAATGTTTTTGGAATTACCAATCCCGTTTCTGATATAGCTGCTTTTGCACACCGCGTCGGTGACAATGGAAAGGGTGCTGTTGTTGTTGTAGACGGAGCGCAGAGTTCCCCGCATATGAAGATAGATGTACAGCAGCTTGGAGCAGATTTTTTTGCGATGAGCGGCCACAAACTTTGTGCTCCTATGGGAATTGGCGCGCTTTACGGAAGAAAAGATTTGCTTGACGCAATGCCTCCGTTCCTTTCGGGCGGTGAAATGATAGAATATGTAACCCGCGAAAGTGCCACATATGCCGAACTTCCGCACAAGTTTGAAGCGGGAACAGTCAATGCCGGTGATGCAGTGGGATTTGCGCGCGCTGTAAAATACCTTGATGAAGTCGGTCTCGAAAATATTGAGCGCAACGACAATAATCTTGCCAAAATAATCATGGACGGCTTTTCAAACATTCCGCACGTTCATGTGATAGGAAATTCTGACAGCGCAAAACACTGCGGAATTGTTACTTTCACAATAGATGGTGTTCATCCGCATGACATTGCATCTATTCTTGATACAGAACATGTTGCAATACGAGCCGGTCACCACTGCGCTCAGCCTTTGATGCAGAAGCTTGGGGTCGGAAGTACAGCCAGAGCAAGTGCTTATTTTTACAATACGCAGGACGAAGCAGTTCGCTTTGTAGAAAAAGTTTCAAAAATCCGCGGATGGATGGGTTTTAAAGACTAA